The DNA sequence TTATTTTTAACATCTACAAGTTCAGTTATATATGTATATCAAGGAACCTATGATTTTAACTTAACCTGGAAAGTCGCTATAGGAAGTGCTATAGGAGGTTTAGTTGGGGCTAAACTCCTTTGTAAACTAACAGGGAGATTTCTTAGAATTTCTTTTGGCCTTATTATGATTTTCGCAGCTATAAGGATGGTGTTTTAATGTTATTAGTTTTATGTGGATTTTTTGCAGGTATAATTGGTGGAATGGGTATGGGAGGTGGAACTATATTAATTCCTGCCTTAGTTTTACTCATGAATATAGATCCTAAGATAGCTCAAAGTATCAACTTACTTTCTTCCATTCCTATGACTATTTTTGCATTGATTATTCATATTAAAAATAGGAATGTAATTTTAAAACTAGTTATTCCATTAGCTATATTTGGTATATTTGGAGCTATATTTGGTTCTTATCTTGCAAACTTTATTTCTTCAGATATGTTAAAAAAAGTATTTGGTATATTTTTATTAATAATAGGAATTATAGAAATAAAAAAAGGAATATTTAATTCGAGTCCTAATAAATGTAAAAAATAAAAATTATAATTCTAAAAATTTATCAATTATTTATAATCATATCTCAAGTTATATTTATATTCATTGTAAAAAGAATCTAATTTCACAACTTTAAACTGTTGGAATTAGATTCTTTTATTTATAAAATTATCTGACCATCTTTTTCTGATAAGTAAAACTCTTCACCTAAAACTATATTAGCTGTAGCACTAGTTATATCAGTTATTTTATTAATTATCTCTTCTAGTTTATCCTGTTTTGAATAAACAATTATTTCTACATTATCTTCATATATAGTATCTTTTATAAAATAACCCATATTCATTATTTCATTTTGAACTTTTCCTAACTGATTATAATCTATTTTAATTTTAACTTCTTGATAGTTTACTTTTTCTATTATTTTTGCTGCTTCAAGACCTATTTTAGCACCTTTAGTATATGCTCTAACCAGTCCTCCTGCACCTAGTTTTATACCTCCAAAGTATCTTGTTACAACAACTACTACGTCTCTTAAATCTTCTTTTTTTATAACTTCTAACGTGGGAATTCCTGCAGTTCCTTGAGGCTCTCCATCATCACTATATCTTTGTATATTCATGTTTTGTCCTACTGTATAAGCCCATACATTATGAGTTGCATCCTTATGTCTCTTTTTTATTTCATTTATAAATTCAACTGCTTCTTCTTCTGTACTTATAGGCTTAGCATATCCAATAAATGTAGATTTTTCTATTATGATTTCGTCTACACCAAATTCATGTAATGTTTTATACATAATTTCGCCTCCTTAATGTTTTTATAAATTAATTATAGTAGTAAAAATAAAACAAGGCAAATGCCTTGTTTTATTTTTACTACTATAATTAATTTTCTATCTTTTGTTTTTTTAATTCTTTAAACTTTCTATATGATATATCT is a window from the Paraclostridium sordellii genome containing:
- a CDS encoding sulfite exporter TauE/SafE family protein, producing the protein MKKKSSYFNTKNSLIGFITGFINGIFGSGGGTLLVPILNNILKVDEHKSHATALAIILFLTSTSSVIYVYQGTYDFNLTWKVAIGSAIGGLVGAKLLCKLTGRFLRISFGLIMIFAAIRMVF
- a CDS encoding sulfite exporter TauE/SafE family protein, with translation MLLVLCGFFAGIIGGMGMGGGTILIPALVLLMNIDPKIAQSINLLSSIPMTIFALIIHIKNRNVILKLVIPLAIFGIFGAIFGSYLANFISSDMLKKVFGIFLLIIGIIEIKKGIFNSSPNKCKK
- a CDS encoding YigZ family protein, whose amino-acid sequence is MYKTLHEFGVDEIIIEKSTFIGYAKPISTEEEAVEFINEIKKRHKDATHNVWAYTVGQNMNIQRYSDDGEPQGTAGIPTLEVIKKEDLRDVVVVVTRYFGGIKLGAGGLVRAYTKGAKIGLEAAKIIEKVNYQEVKIKIDYNQLGKVQNEIMNMGYFIKDTIYEDNVEIIVYSKQDKLEEIINKITDITSATANIVLGEEFYLSEKDGQIIL